TCTTGGAGTGAAATTTCTTCTGAACTACAAAATCAACAAACTCCACAAGATCGCCCTGACTTGCTCACAAGAATCTTTCGAGTAAAATTTGAGCAATTGAAGGAAGATGTTGTTAATAAAGGAGTCCTCGGAAAAGTTAATAGTTATATGTATGTTACTGAATTTCAAAAACGTGGGTTGCCGCATGTACATATGCTATTGATCTTAGATAATAATGATAAGTTACGTGATCCACAAGATTATGATAGCATTGTGAGGGCAGAAATACCAAATAAGGCAGAAGAACCACAATTGCATGAAGCTGTGTTGAAACACATGATACATGGTCATTGCGGAACTCTCAATCCTAGATCACCATGTATGAAGCGCAATCAATGCCAAAAGAGATTTCCCAAGGATTTCTTGGAAGAAACACGACAAGGTAATGATTCATATCCACAATATAGAAGACGTTTTGATGAACCAATTTCCATAAATAGAAATGTGACTGTTGACAATAGATGGGTGGTTCCTTATAATCCTTGGTTACTCTTAAAATACGACTGTCATATAAATGTTGAAGTCTGCAGCAACatcaaaagtattaaatatttgtataagtaTGTTTACAAAGGACCGGATCGAGTAGCAATGGAGATTCATAAAGGACCAATTATAGATGAAGTCCAGCAATATCTCGATGCTAGATGGATTTGTGCTCCCGAGGCTTTATGGAAAATCTTCAGATTTACAATCTATCGAATGAATCCAGCTGTTGAAAGATTGCAAATTCATTTACCAAATCGACAACAAGTGCGATTTTATAAGCACCAAAACATCAATGACGTGTTGAATGATGATAACAACTCCAAAACCATGCTCACACAATTTTTTGCACTCAATCAAAGAGATCCCCAATCTAGAACATTTTTGTATCGGGAAATTCCAGAGCATTATTGTTGGAATAATAGACATAAGGAATGGTATCCAAGAAGGTCAAACAAGAAAGTTATCGGCCGAATGTATACTGTATCTCCTTCTGAAGGAGATAAGTTCTTCTTGCGGGTTTTGCTTTCTCACATAAGAGGACCAACCAGTTGGGAATATCTATTATCACCAAATGAAACATATTGTCACACATTCAACAAGGCGACTGAGAAATGGGGATTTTTAGAAAGTGACAATAGTATTCATGAATGCTTagttgaagcatcaactttaCAAATGCCATATGCTTTACGAAGACTATTTGTGACCATATTACTTTTTTGTGAACCAACTGATATTAGAAGCCTTTGGAATCACTTCCACACCTATATGCTAGAAGATTATACTTCAACCAACACTTCTGTCAATGAGAACTTGATTCCTATGTTATTGAGGGATTTAAATGACTTTTTAATTCAGCATGGTAAAACAATCAAGGATTTTGATTTGCCACCTTTATCTTATGATGCATTGGCAACTACTTCAGTACCAAGAATTATACAAGAAGAATTATCAATACAGATACCTAATGAAGATGTTGACAATGTACACAGATTGAATCATGACCAACTCATTGCCTTCAATACCATTTTAGATGTAATCAACCGTAATCAAAGTCAAGTCTTTTTTGTGGATGGACCAGGCGGAACCGGTAAAACATTTCTTTATCGTACTTTAATTGCACATTGTAGGAGCAACGGTCAAATTATTTTAGCTACAGCCTCCTCTGGTATAGCAGCAACATTATTACCGGGTGGTAGAACTGCACATTCTCGATTTAAAATACCTATCAATATCGAGGCCGGTTCATTTTGTTCTATAAGTAAACAATCAGATCTtgcaaaactaataaaaatagcaaAGGCAATTATTTGGGATGAAGCACCCATGATTAACAGATATGTTTTGGAGGCACTAGATCGAACATTAAAGGACATTCTAGATTCTGATGCTCCATTTGGGGGGAAAGTGATCATATTAGGAGGTGATTTTCGTCAGGTACTGCCAGTTGTTCAAAAAGGTACAAAAGCACAAATGATTTCTGCCTGTATTATTAACTCTCATTTATGGAGTAACACAAAGATATTACATTTACAACAAAACATGAGATCATTACAAGATCACAATTTTGCTGAATATCTCATGCGCATTGGAGATGGTATTGAACCAACACAAGTTGATGACATGGTTAAAATACCCCAACAACTAGCAATATCATGGGAAGGAGAAACCTCAATACAACACCTCATACACCAAACTTTTTCTCAGTTACAATTTCATACATGGGATGCATCTTATATGGCTGAACGAGCCATACTAACTCCAAAAAATGAAGATGTAGAAAAACTTAATGACATAATTATCGATCTATTTCCAGGAGAAGATCGTAATTTGTTGTCATTTGATGAGGTTGAAGGAGACACATATCATTTATACCAACATGAGTACTTACACACTATTTGTCCAGGAGGTTTGCCACCACATAACTTAAAGGTTAAAAAAGGATCACCGTTAATGTTGTTGCGAAACATAGACCCTAAATCTGGGTTATGTAATGGGACAAGATTATTATGTCGTGGGTTCTATATGAACATGCTGGATGTTGAAATATTGACAGGTCACCATGCAGGAAAAAGAGCTTTCTTACCaagaattaaacataaaacaacagAGAGTGCAGGTCTTCCTTTTGTGCTTATTAGGAAACAATTCCCTGTGAGATTGAGTTTTGcaattactataaataaatcACAAGGACAAACTATACCTACCGTTGGAATTTACCTTCCACGACATGTTTTTAGCCATGGTCAATTATATGTTGCTTTATCAAGAGGTGTTTCTCAAACTTCCACAAAAATCCTTATTAAAGAAGGACACCTTGAAGGACAAGAAGGCATTTTTACCAAGAATGTTGtttataaggaaattttgttatCTCAAAACTAGGTATTGTTCgttttttacttcatttatgtcattaaaatgactatattttcatattctacctaattatacttatatttacaactacaaaaataaaattcatcatatttattttataccttGCAGGTACGATAATAACTAAGGACAACTTACACCTCAATGAAGAATTACATGTAAGTCATTTCCACACATTTATACCACAAGAGGTGATATGCGATAAGTGTAGTTTTAAAAGTTTAGTTCCCAATCTTGCAATAGTTGACATTTTCTTCGTAGAATGCAAAATTTATGAACCAATGGAACACTTGGAAGGATGAATATTCACTTTCATTGGTTAAGCCAATAGACAACAAGGTAATCAAAATAATtcatttcaactataatatgtCATGTTTACATATATCAATACAACTATATTGTGCATCGTGTTTACATATATTGTTCTTCAATTGTAGATTcatcatttgaaaatttattctaTTGGTTGGGGATCCACTGTGATAACTGATAAAACACAACTTTCAAATCTAATCAAACGAGAATTACTTTCTCAAAAGACATGCAGGTATTATgcacatttaaaattatttactttcttCCATTATACTTTCTTCCATTATTCTTCTATAATACCACAAaaaatctttattcttttttatttaacttcttTCCATTACCAGGAAACAACAAAAATCATTACCAATCCATACTCGCTACAACAACAATCTTTgtgtttatcaaaatatatgcaTCAATGAGGTTATTActatttcttcaatatttgtatACCATTACATATACATTTAATGACTCAtaagaaaataacattattcaatgatattttttagttctttaaaacTCAACAACTTATGGACCATGTCTTCTACAAAGAATTAAGAAGACTGCTTCAAAggtaaataaagttttttttattatctatacaTAATTCAATTGCTACATAATATTTCTGTTATTTGCATATATATTagcaataatatttactttttttacaaTGCAGGGAAGCTGAAACACATCCTAGACATCAATCTTTATTTGGCCTCCCAATTAAAGAAATGTTTAAGGATGTCAATATATGATACtttcatttactatttttttctgcATCATGTatgtatgaaatatatatttcattcttttaatgaatgtatatttatagacacgtactaaaatagtttgtatatttataaacaaCTACCATTGACTCCATCACATATAACTCATTAACTCCAAATCTTGatcaaatgtattaaatat
The sequence above is a segment of the Vigna unguiculata cultivar IT97K-499-35 unplaced genomic scaffold, ASM411807v1 contig_51, whole genome shotgun sequence genome. Coding sequences within it:
- the LOC114172255 gene encoding uncharacterized protein LOC114172255; the encoded protein is MCCSGGKVLLPRVPPPHELLQIFSDQTSESRHFRQHIRSYNHVFSFTSLGVHMDETIVANGRGIYSFRAQGAIYHRIGGFYPNDGSRPRFLQLYIYDTEHELQNRMLENPQLHQNIVHKLQQILHRCNPFVHVFRQLAEEPNIQICSLLIKERPANQPQYNLPTASQVAAIIVTADTKSMARGRDIKVVGHDGNLINIQETVGYYDPLQYPLLFPFGTYGWDTNTKNHNGQSISCREYYSFMLQIRPNDQSVILQAGRLLQQYVVDNYVKIETGRLRWIRNHQNNIRAEVYQGLQDALHEGQTHADTVGKRTILPSSFIGSRRDLTQRYQDGMAIVAHNGKPDIFLTMTCNPSWSEISSELQNQQTPQDRPDLLTRIFRVKFEQLKEDVVNKGVLGKVNSYMYVTEFQKRGLPHVHMLLILDNNDKLRDPQDYDSIVRAEIPNKAEEPQLHEAVLKHMIHGHCGTLNPRSPCMKRNQCQKRFPKDFLEETRQGNDSYPQYRRRFDEPISINRNVTVDNRWVVPYNPWLLLKYDCHINVEVCSNIKSIKYLYKYVYKGPDRVAMEIHKGPIIDEVQQYLDARWICAPEALWKIFRFTIYRMNPAVERLQIHLPNRQQVRFYKHQNINDVLNDDNNSKTMLTQFFALNQRDPQSRTFLYREIPEHYCWNNRHKEWYPRRSNKKVIGRMYTVSPSEGDKFFLRVLLSHIRGPTSWEYLLSPNETYCHTFNKATEKWGFLESDNSIHECLVEASTLQMPYALRRLFVTILLFCEPTDIRSLWNHFHTYMLEDYTSTNTSVNENLIPMLLRDLNDFLIQHGKTIKDFDLPPLSYDALATTSVPRIIQEELSIQIPNEDVDNVHRLNHDQLIAFNTILDVINRNQSQVFFVDGPGGTGKTFLYRTLIAHCRSNGQIILATASSGIAATLLPGGRTAHSRFKIPINIEAGSFCSISKQSDLAKLIKIAKAIIWDEAPMINRYVLEALDRTLKDILDSDAPFGGKVIILGGDFRQVLPVVQKGTKAQMISACIINSHLWSNTKILHLQQNMRSLQDHNFAEYLMRIGDGIEPTQVDDMVKIPQQLAISWEGETSIQHLIHQTFSQLQFHTWDASYMAERAILTPKNEDVEKLNDIIIDLFPGEDRNLLSFDEVEGDTYHLYQHEYLHTICPGGLPPHNLKVKKGSPLMLLRNIDPKSGLCNGTRLLCRGFYMNMLDVEILTGHHAGKRAFLPRIKHKTTESAGLPFVLIRKQFPVRLSFAITINKSQGQTIPTVGIYLPRHVFSHGQLYVALSRGVSQTSTKILIKEGHLEGQEGIFTKNVVYKEILLSQN